ATGCCAGTGCCAACCCTAATATGCTGAGCCCAGACGCCTTGCTCCCCTTCTAACGTAACCGTTCCGTATGCTGTTCGTTGCGTTGCGCTTCGTTACATAATACAATAATGATGCTAGTCTTTCCGTCCTAACTTGAACTCCAAACTCAATCCCTAAGTAGCTCCGAATTCGACAAACTtgactcatcaacttcatctaCCCCTACCCACGCACGCATGGCAGCCCCTTGTATGCCAAATCCCTGTTTCCCATCACCTCAGCACCAAGTTAAACGCCTTCACATGTCAATCGCCGAGCATCCCTGCACATCAAAACATGATCCACTCCACCTCAACTCCTGGTCCTCCAATGCACTTTGTCCAGTTGAAAGGCCCGCGTTGATCTCCAGTCCTTACCCCTAGTACTGACGGCTCATCTCCCGACCAATCTTGAATCCACAGCTTCTCCAGTACATCGAGAGCCGCTAGGTTGTTCATGTAACCAGAACGGAACATGATATCTCGACACTTTGACCGCACCATGTTCTGCTGTAATTCGTTGACACACTCGCAGCCCGCCACGAAAAGGGGCCAGAGCAGAAACTTCTCGGCGCTACTGCCAGTATCCAGGCCCGTTGCGTAATAGACGACCTGACTGACAAGGCTCTGAATGCTCTGGTGCCCTGAAGGCAGCGAAGGGCTCACAAGTCGCTCCGTGTACAAAAGCGCAGCGTAGCGGAATGCTTCAGAAAGTGACTCAAGATCTCGTAGCTGACTCTGCGAGCAAGGCTCAGGCAGTGATGCACTGACACGAGCtgcatcaaagttccagttCTGAAGAGCTAGGCGTGCTTCCTTCCACTCATGCCAGAATAGCGAGCGGTTTTCCTCGTACGAGATGGCTTGTGCGCCCATGGGCGTAGCTAGATCATCATTGAGTATTGTACTGAATCGACTGCTGTTGAGAATACTTGATTCACCCATCTGTTCCCCTGTCACGTTGAATCGTGTAAGTGACTCTCGACGAGCGTGACCCAGTGGAGAAATGTACGACGAAGGAGATAGCTCCGGTAGCTCCTGGGTTCTAGACGGGGCCGATGTGTTTTGTACAGAGCGATTTTGTGAGAGCTGATTCAGGCGACCCAGCTTGCTGATGGTCTTGAACAGCTCGCGGTCACACCCCACCAGGTTTTCGGTTCCGATAGGTAAGAGCTGAATGTCTGGTATCCCGTTGAACCCAGGATATACTTGAGCTTCACGTTCGTTGATGCTCGCAGAGATGGCGTCAAAGTATGTGAATATCGCTTCCATCCAAGCAGAGTTGCTCGAGGCTGTGAGATATTGAGCTCGAAGAGCCAAGATCTTGCTAACACCGGCAAATTGGGTATGAAACTTGGCGATGCCGGACTCGACCATACGGTAATGGCATAGAAGGAGAATCGTGGCGAGGACTGAATCGTGGATTGCCTTGGTACGGTCGTTGAGCTGCTCGTTTAATAGGTGCACAGCCAAGTTACGGTGTTGGTATTCCTCGGCGAGGGACAAGTCGTCGGGCTGAGTGTCTGCCATGGCTTCGGCGGCATGTTTGTCAGCCATCAACTTCTCAGAAATTTCTCGAGTATCACGTCCGAGACTCAATTTCCTCTTCATGCGGAGATTGCAAGATGCAAGAGCACAAATAGCATGGCTCAGACTCTGGCTGTTTACAGCTAGTCGCAGAATATGGTCTCGAAAAGGGTTGTGTGGCCCGTCGATAAAGACCATTGAGGGACACATGATGTTCTCGTAGTAATCCATGAAAAAGGGCATCTTGGAGATGAGGTCCTGGCTCACATGAACAGATTGGTTTTCGGAAGCGGTGGGCCATCCCGAGGGAGCAAAGTCCGAATGGTGAGATTTAACGTCTTCCTCCTGCATCGACGGGGACCAGGAGATGGGCATAGAACCGTAGCTGGCGCTATATGTATCGACTTCAGGCACGCCTGCGCACGTTAGAACCAAGGGATTCATTGGTTCCATCTGAGCTTACCGAATGAATCACAATCGCGAACAATCCTGTTACCCAGATGCGAATCAAAGGTGTCGGTATGGGAGTGGAGACTTGAGCTCATCTCTGAAGGGGCGTGGGCAAGACTCGGACACGATGTTGGAGCGAAGGTCCTTGCATGCTCGACGTAAAGCGAGGAAGGGGGGCTCTGAGGACCCGGGGAGCTCGTGCTTGTTGTATAGCTGTCGTACATGTAAGATGGGCTGTGAACGTAGGAAACGTCATCTCTGGTATAGGATTGGCTCATGGGTGATACGTAGCCCACGTCTGGAGTGAGAGGATCAATGGATGATGAAAGGTTTTCGGTGACGAGAGGCATAGGAAACCGATGCATGTTGTGGTTTGTATCTTGTGCGGGAGAGTAGTTGATGTTGCCCCAGTTTCCTTGGTGGTGGATGGGGGCTGCATGTTCAGGCTGTGAGATAGAGAGGTAGTCGTATCCTGCCATGTTGAAAGGTGTCGTAGGAGCGGAAGCAACTTGAGTCACGGCAGGAATGTCAATAGGACCCTGGCGCATTCTTCTCGCCTCGTCCTCTGTTCCATGTGTAACAATGGAAGAGCTGGATCTTGAGGAAGCAGTTGAATGTTTTCTGGGCTCACGGCTAACAGGAGGAGCTTTTGCAATAGGTAAAGACAGGCCTCGGAGCTTGCCTCGACTGGCCACGCCAACCCCCCAAGTAAGCTGTGTCTTATAACCGGAGCATTCACTG
This Fusarium poae strain DAOMC 252244 chromosome 3, whole genome shotgun sequence DNA region includes the following protein-coding sequences:
- a CDS encoding hypothetical protein (BUSCO:4541at5125) encodes the protein MTAAMAQPTVTVKDPSAVRKRRRRAPAGGASDDCFSCSKKNIKCDRRRPYCSQCLEVGSECSGYKTQLTWGVGVASRGKLRGLSLPIAKAPPVSREPRKHSTASSRSSSSIVTHGTEDEARRMRQGPIDIPAVTQVASAPTTPFNMAGYDYLSISQPEHAAPIHHQGNWGNINYSPAQDTNHNMHRFPMPLVTENLSSSIDPLTPDVGYVSPMSQSYTRDDVSYVHSPSYMYDSYTTSTSSPGPQSPPSSLYVEHARTFAPTSCPSLAHAPSEMSSSLHSHTDTFDSHLGNRIVRDCDSFGVPEVDTYSASYGSMPISWSPSMQEEDVKSHHSDFAPSGWPTASENQSVHVSQDLISKMPFFMDYYENIMCPSMVFIDGPHNPFRDHILRLAVNSQSLSHAICALASCNLRMKRKLSLGRDTREISEKLMADKHAAEAMADTQPDDLSLAEEYQHRNLAVHLLNEQLNDRTKAIHDSVLATILLLCHYRMVESGIAKFHTQFAGVSKILALRAQYLTASSNSAWMEAIFTYFDAISASINEREAQVYPGFNGIPDIQLLPIGTENLVGCDRELFKTISKLGRLNQLSQNRSVQNTSAPSRTQELPELSPSSYISPLGHARRESLTRFNVTGEQMGESSILNSSRFSTILNDDLATPMGAQAISYEENRSLFWHEWKEARLALQNWNFDAARVSASLPEPCSQSQLRDLESLSEAFRYAALLYTERLVSPSLPSGHQSIQSLVSQVVYYATGLDTGSSAEKFLLWPLFVAGCECVNELQQNMVRSKCRDIMFRSGYMNNLAALDVLEKLWIQDWSGDEPSVLGVRTGDQRGPFNWTKCIGGPGVEVEWIMF